One window of Fusobacterium polymorphum genomic DNA carries:
- a CDS encoding RNA-binding S4 domain-containing protein: MRLDKFLKVSRIIKRRPIAKLVVDGGKVKLDGKVVKAAVEVKVGQILEIEYYNKYFKFEILQVPLGNVSKDKTSDLVKLIETKGLDIEINLDKDEDFFE; this comes from the coding sequence ATGAGATTAGATAAATTTTTAAAAGTTAGTAGAATTATTAAAAGAAGACCCATTGCAAAACTTGTTGTGGATGGAGGCAAAGTAAAATTAGATGGTAAAGTTGTAAAAGCAGCTGTTGAAGTAAAGGTAGGGCAAATTTTAGAAATAGAATATTATAATAAATATTTTAAATTTGAAATTTTACAAGTTCCACTAGGTAATGTTTCTAAAGATAAGACAAGTGATTTAGTAAAACTGATTGAAACTAAAGGTTTAGACATTGAAATTAATTTAGATAAGGATGAGGATTTCTTTGAATAA
- the ispE gene encoding 4-(cytidine 5'-diphospho)-2-C-methyl-D-erythritol kinase: MRISLNKYKIFSNAKINIGLNVFQKESDGYHNIDSIMAPIDLADEIDVTFYSDLGNLKIECSDKNIPTDERNILYKTYKAFFEESKKEKRKIDIILKKNIPSEAGLGGGSSNAGFFLKLLNEHYGNIYNESELEELAMKIGSDVPFFIKNKTARVGGKGNKVDLVENNLKDSIILIKPLDFGVSTKEAYESFDNLKEVKYANFDKIIECLKDNNRIALENSIENSLEQGILETDINIKMLKITLNSVISGKKFFMSGSGSTYYTFVTELEKSQIETRLKTFVDNVKIIICKTIN; this comes from the coding sequence ATGAGGATTTCTTTGAATAAATATAAGATATTTTCAAATGCTAAAATTAATATAGGTTTAAATGTTTTTCAAAAAGAAAGTGATGGTTATCATAATATTGATTCTATAATGGCTCCTATTGATTTAGCTGATGAGATAGATGTAACATTTTATTCAGATTTAGGAAATTTAAAAATTGAATGTTCTGATAAGAATATTCCTACTGATGAAAGAAATATTTTGTATAAAACATATAAAGCATTTTTTGAAGAAAGTAAAAAAGAAAAGAGAAAAATTGATATTATCTTAAAAAAAAATATACCATCTGAAGCTGGTTTAGGTGGAGGTAGTTCTAATGCAGGTTTTTTCTTAAAGCTTTTAAATGAACATTATGGAAATATCTATAATGAAAGTGAATTAGAAGAACTAGCAATGAAAATTGGAAGTGATGTCCCTTTCTTTATTAAGAATAAAACAGCTAGAGTTGGTGGAAAAGGAAATAAAGTAGACTTAGTAGAGAATAATCTTAAAGATTCAATAATTTTAATAAAACCATTAGATTTTGGTGTATCTACAAAAGAAGCTTATGAAAGTTTTGATAATTTAAAAGAAGTTAAATATGCTAATTTTGATAAGATTATTGAGTGTTTAAAAGATAATAACAGAATAGCTTTAGAAAATAGTATAGAGAATAGTTTAGAGCAAGGAATTTTAGAAACAGACATAAATATAAAGATGTTAAAGATAACATTAAATTCTGTTATATCTGGAAAGAAATTCTTTATGTCTGGAAGTGGGAGTACATACTACACATTTGTTACAGAACTTGAGAAATCCCAAATTGAAACAAGATTAAAAACTTTTGTTGATAATGTAAAAATTATTATATGTAAAACAATAAACTAA
- a CDS encoding SpoVG family protein, whose protein sequence is MKVTNVKIKKVDGDKFDRLRAYVDVTLDDCLVIHGLKLMQGEQGLFVAMPSRKMRNEEFKDIVHPICPELRNDITKVVQEKYFALDQEQEAAV, encoded by the coding sequence ATGAAAGTTACAAATGTAAAAATTAAAAAAGTTGATGGAGACAAGTTTGATAGACTAAGAGCATATGTTGATGTAACACTTGATGATTGCTTAGTTATTCATGGGTTGAAGTTAATGCAAGGAGAGCAAGGTTTATTTGTAGCTATGCCATCAAGAAAAATGCGTAACGAAGAGTTTAAAGATATAGTTCACCCTATATGTCCTGAACTAAGGAATGATATTACAAAAGTAGTTCAAGAAAAATATTTTGCACTGGATCAAGAACAAGAAGCAGCAGTTTAG